GTCCGCCAGCCGTCGTGAAGTATGCTTGGTGCATATTGGCCAACGAGACCTCGATGCACCATGACAAGCAAACCATGCCGCCCGCGCACATCTACGACGCGTTCGTCGCCTTGGGGCGCAAGCTTAATCCAGGCGCGCAGTTTATGGCTCAGCTCAGTCTGCGCCATCCAGTTGAGCCAACCTCGGGACCCGCTGTTGAATTCTTGCAGAGCAAGGGCGCTTGGCGGGTGAACGATGCCCAAAATCCAGTCACCCTTCGATACCTTCGTCACGTCCATCGCTTAGCTGTCGACACTGCTCAATACCTTACGCAGACCAATCAGGCCGAGGAAGCATCGCGTCTATTCAACTTTGTAAGAGAGAAAATTAGTATGTTCACGGACCCGAATGAACTCGATCTGGTCGGAGATCTCGAGCCGGCCTGAGCGCGTCCTCGACAACAACCAAGCATTGTCCCCCAGACAGTGCTGTCATCAAACATTCCACCACCCCCGCTCACCAACACCTCGATTTACCCTCGGTGAGCTGACGACAGGCCGCCAAAAGTCGTCCATTGTGCCCCTTGCGAAGCGCGATGCAGGCACTGGTAGTCAGGGACCAGGGTACTGCACCAACTCCATCAGAGCGATTCGATGTACGTTTCTGGTGCCTTGGGAGATACAACTGGAATTCCTCCCGCTCGTCACCAAGTGTGTAGGGCACCCCTCCCAAGCTCGCCGCAaacccccccgggggggggggggggggggaggttgGGGCCCGAATCATGGGCTGAAACATAACAGAGCACGATGGCGTGCTATTGATTCGCGGGAGAAAGCTGTCTGCTGCCCAGACCGCAGTTCAAGGAGGGACTTAGGCATGGGAACAGCGTCATCGCCATGACAAGTGCTATGCCGTGTATATACTACAGACGCGCCGCGCGCAGAAATTGGTGTAATGAAACAAATATTGTACAATGCGTCGCATGGATCTGCACGCCATTCCGTCCTGGGAGCCTCACAAGCGCTATTACCCAATGCTATCTCTGTACTCACTCACCCTGGTGTGCCCATCTCTTGGACACGTCCGTCGGACTGTTTCTCCTCTCGAGCACCGGACGGGCTTCCGCCGCCGGGGTATCGATCACGCCGGCATCCGCAACAGCCGGCGCAGTCCCTTCTTCACGGCCGCGGTAATAACTAAAGCCCGGAAGAAAAACAACAATGAGCAGCACAATCGACGAGAatctcgttatggtggacatGCGAGAAGGCGGCGCACTTGAGGAGACAGACTTGATTCTCGGGCGCCGGACCCGGGGCAATCGGGAGTACCATGGCCGCTGGGTCTCCGAGGGGGACGCCGGGTTGGACCGGGACTCAGCTCGGTTGCTGCTACCCTGCTTTTGTTGTGTCGGCCGTCCCTCGGCCTCGTTTTCGGCGCCATCGTCCTCGTTGCGAGTTCCCTCATCGACAGCATGAGTGCTCGCTGGCGATGCCGGTGCCAGCTCCGTGGGCTCACCAAACTCGTGCTCGTCACGGACCGAGTACGGCTGGCTCGGCAGGTCCGTGTCGAGCCCCAGCTCCCTGAAGATGGATTTTCGTTCTCTAGTAATCTTGCCTGCCATGAAAAAGCAAGGAGGCGTCCGTGAGCCTTCGCGGATTCGGTCCTCTGTGCATCTGCGGTGGAACCGGGGCCGGCCAGGGCGGGCCGGGGGTATTTCAGGGTCTGAGGAGACCTTGGGCGGTTGGGCGAAAGGCATGATGACAGCAGTCGCCCTTAACAGGGCAGCACTGCCCAGTCGTTACTGTGAAGCCAAGGCTGGTTGCCAACTGACAAGGGGGAGGGCGGGTAGCCAAAACCAGCCGGACGTATATACATAAGCAATGAGGTCACAGTACGGAGCGAACTATGCCTCGGAGGCTGCAGAGTTAGTAGGCGACAGGAGACGAGCAAGACTGGAAGATGAGGTAGTGAAGTAAGGAGATTGGCAACCGAGAACAAAAGAAAACGGAGACAAGAACGGGCGGTCTACCTAAGGGACAGGGAAGAAAAACAATAAAAAAACATCAAGCATCCATCCTCACGCACCTGTCTCCCGGGCCCTGGTTCGATCTTACTTGGAGATGAGCAGGGTGAACGGCCGAATGCTGTGCGTCCAGCGCGACCCCGTTGCGCGGAGAGGGGAAGATCTTAGGCAGCGGTGGCCAGTCAGCATACCATGGCAAGCATGAGTTACCAGAGCGTAGCAACGCTCTGGGGCGACGACATCATCGCCGAGCCCAAAATGGCACCCGCAGCAAATGAGAACCGTTGGGGGGGCAGCGCGCCGAGAGTGCGCTACAAGCTTGGAATTTGATGGGAGATTTTACCGGCCAATTTGCCTGCGAAACTTGGCAATGCACACTCGGAAGAACTTCGTCGAAAAGTTGAATTGCTGGGAAGAGAAGGCTCGCCCGCGGCTCGATGAATGCCTTGCTCGAGGGTTAGGGCTTGAACCTTCCCCTCCAAGTCCGTCTCCCCATTTCGACGCTCACACCGCTGTGGCTGCCAAACGCCGTCCTCTTTTGCAGTTTTTTGGGCCTGCACCCCCACCCCCATTCAAATACGGCTCAAGCCAGAAATCAGGAGCAGTTACAGCTCGCAGAGAGAAGCCGGAAGTTTAAAATGCACGCGGCAGAGTTAACACTGTTATGCGCAGGAAGTATTCCTACATAATTATATACATCACAATCTGTGGCCGGGTTTGGGCGCCCTTATAGCCTACCATCCTGGCCGTGGTTCCCTaacgggagccggttctccgttttggTTCCGATACAATGAATATTCTGGGAGCCTTTCACGATGCCTCCCCACCCTTGGGATTCTTCCAGCTGCCAACATAGTGGTGCGTGACCAGTGGCGGAGAAAGCTTCATGTCCTTGTCGTAATGGTTCGCTGATGCGGCGAAAGCGTACCCCGGGAGAACTAGTACGTCCCCGACCAGTTTTGACTCCAGTATCTCTTGGATGTCCTGCTCCGTCGTGCGGAAGGCTCTGCCCAGGCTCCTCAACACGCCCTGCGTGAACCGTCTCGGGCCGGTGATATCAACCACGTCTCCGATTTTGTCGAGGGTCAGTTCTCCCACGGAGACATTATTCTTCTTCGCTTCGTCCTTCAGCCACTGCACCGTCTCCTCGATGACCGTCCACAGATGCGGCGACCCCGGTTTCGCCATGATGGTCCAAATCGCGAGCTGGTGGACAAAAGGCCGGGGCCAGCCGACATTAAACTCCCAGCCCACGACGACGTTGGTCTCGTCCTCATACTGCGGAGGAATCCATTCGCCGAAGGGCGTGTCGCACGAGACGTCCAGGTCGCAGTAGACGCCTCCTTcggagaagaggaggaggtagCGGAGAAGGTCGACTTTGAGGATTGGAACTGATCCATCACAAGGCACTGTCAGCAATTCAGTGAAATCGACATGTTAAGCCGGAAGCACAAACCAGTGAGACCGAGATATGTCTCCACGAGATCGGGGTGGGAAGCGCCGAACGTATGCTGAACGTAGGTGTCGGCCCAGGCATCTGTAACAAATTCGGCCCGGTACTCGGGGTTCATCTCGATACACGTGTTCGTCCACGCTCTCGTCTGGTTTGTCAGGCCCTTGGGTCCGAGTTTATACCATATTTTCTTGGGTATGCTTGTTGAGGAATGTGAGTTGGCGCGCCGAACCGGCCATACCAGCCTGCTGGTGAAGCCGCGAAGTTCACTTGGATACCAAAACGTACAAACAAAGACTCGGAAAAAACAGCCCAAGAAAAGAGCGACAACAATTAAAATTCGACAGGGCTTCCGCGACGCCGAGAACGGGCTTCCCGGCCTCATTCTTGCCAACGCCCAGCGCTGGTGGTGGTTCGGTGCGCGCGCGACGGGCCCTCATAATCTGGCGGGGGGTTGCCACCCTTTTATCTTATGCTACATGAAATTAAAGGCACTAGCATGAGAGGGACGTGGCTCGAAGGGATAGGCCTGGCGTCGTTGTCTAGTGTCGTGCTAACAACGTGAACCAGCCTGTTGAGTCGGTAATACGCAGTCAGCACAGTGCACAGTGCAGGATTGGACATGATGCCCAATCAGAGCCAGACCAGCAGTCTCCTAAAACGTCAGGGCAAGCAAGCCAAGATGGATTGGGAAGGGCACTTTCTGAAGTGCTCCATCCGTAATGCCCTCTAAGTTTTGGGGGCCACCGATTCTCGTTCTGGTCAGATCGATTATTGGATGGGGATGCACCCCCACCGCCTTAGCTTGGGCGTCTCTTGACTCTGCCCTCATTTGCCCTGCGCCTTCTTCTCTGCCTCCTGCGGTTGGTTTCCTGCCATGCACGCTTGCTGACACGGACTTCCTTCTCCCGACCTGATTTGGGAAATGGATCGATCTCAGCACCAGCCTGCCCCAAGGTAGGTGATATTTAGGCCGTGAGATAGTTACCTGGACGAGAGGAAATGGTCCCGCAATATACTATGTAAACTTCCTTGGTTAGAGTTGGCAGCAGTGCGAAGCATCAAAACAGAGACAAAGAAGTGTATGGATTAATTATAGGCTGCATCAGGCACGGCACCGAGGAAATCAGAGTTATCCGCGATCAAGTTGAATCTATACTATCCTTTTGATGATAGACAACTTGACTTAATTAGCTCTAATCCGCGGTTTCGAAGACGTCCCGCTCTTCCATGTTCGCTCGCCTTTCGGTAATGTGATTTCGATTGGTCACCTAATAATGACCTGGAATATCTGGAATATGTCTCTTCTGCTGTGTTAAAACTTCAAGCGATGACACACTTCGAATTCTCGCATTGAGAGGCCGCACCTATATAATTAATTACTCCACAAAGATAGGTACCTAGTTATGTACCTACTTGAATCAAACAACCAATCCGCGTCtgcaggtatgtatgtataacAAGTACTTGTTTGAATGACAAATGAGAGCcgttttctttctttctttctttctttctttttgaCACACAGTTTCCAAACAgtttatagatataataattCAGTTGACTAAATCAGTTATGCTTAGTTTGCCAAGTGCCCGATGTATTGATCAGGGGCATCGCGAATTCACCAGTTAAGTCGATCGCGTCTCCTATTACACAACAAGCTAATTTACACCATTTCAGCCCCTACATCATCTGTCGGTCTCGCGGCTTTGTTCAACCACTAACCTGATGGGTCACGCAGGAGGACTTAACTATCGAGACAAACCCCGCGGCGCCCATGCCGTTTTGTCACTGTTGGCGGCGGTCCTGCCGGCCAGGTGCTTGCGGCTGGGCTGTCTGAGGACGTCGATGCGcaggtcctcgtcgtcgacgcCTGCGAGGATCTCAGCGCCGATCCCAGAGTCAGAATCCCTGCCATGTAGCCGCCGCTTCAGGAGATTGAATGAGACTGGCATTTCAGGAGCGCCTCTCAGATCAGTCGCCTTTTTAGTCTTCCGGAGAGTCTTCGTACAGCTGATCAAATCACGGCAGGATGACTTGACGGTGGAAAGCCGGTGATCCCTCAACGCCGCCTGCTCGGCGATTCCAGCGCTCTCAATGTCACGAACTTCGTTGTCGGTGCAAAGGACGACCCGGACGCTTGAATGGGGCTCAGCAATCCAGGCTCGGACCGGGAGACCTTCTCCAGGTACCTCAAGAGAACGCAAACGTCGGAAGGCGGATCCCAGGCCGCCAACGAGGACGCCGTTTGGACCAACGTCGCCGAGGAAGAGACCAAGCGGCCCAACGTCTGGAGAGACCATTGTACCGTCTACACCGTACATGCAGGTGCTCTGTGACGTCGCGCGAGATCGTGGACGCGGTCCCGAGGGTGTACGGGACGCCAAATCTGAGCGTCGTGGCTGCGAACGTGATGCCTTCTATCACGAGAGTCGATACAATGGGGACAATGGCGGCAGAGGAGGGATCTGAACAGGTCTTTGAAGGGGAGGTCGTGGTATGCTTGTCACTTCTGGTTTACGCACCAAGTCTTGAACCGAACTGAAGGGACACAAATCGCTTTCAAACCAGGACCGAGCTATCGAAATAATCACAGTGTTGAACTCCGATCCAAAACGTTTTCATATGAGGCGCTCTCAATTGATGCGGCGGTAAGCATGCAACCGCCTCGAAGCACGCCTAATTCAACCGCCCCTGCATTGTTCCGATCCTCCAATCCCCCGATTTTACCTGTCCCGCTCCTTCTCTACTTATCCTTCTCCTCTTCGCCGACCGCCACCAGCTTGCCCACGACCAGATACTTCTCCTCGAACCGCTCCTCCCAGCCCCTCAGCGCCTCCAACTCGGACGGACCCAGGTCCTCGAGCGTGTCCAGCGGCCCGTCCAGGTCCTTGGTCAGCATGTCCTCGGCGAAGCTCCCGCAGGCCAGGCCGCGCGAGGCGTCGCGGCCGGCAAAGTTGGCGTAGGGGCCCCCGGGGCCGTAGAAGTTGCGGCCCCGCGACACGTCAAAGACGCGCCCGCGCACGGCCAGGTACACGGGCTTGCCGTCCTCGCCGTTGTAGGGCAGTAGGGTACGCGGCGTGAAGGTGCGGAAGACGATGGCCGGCTCCTCCTTGGgcagctgcggcggcggggttGGGCGGAGGAAGAAGGCGTAGGCAGTATAGAGGAGGACGGAGAGGAGCAGGCCGTTGAGTGGGGTGAAGAGGGTGTTGCTAGCGTTGGGTGAAAGGTGTCAGCAGGaattttccttttttttaccATTCCTTCCTTTCTGCCTTATCGAAGTGCCGACGGTGGGTAAGAAGGGAAAGCGGCGTACTTGGAGGATGTGTCGGCGTTAGAGGCGAATTGCGCCACGCGCTGTTGGACGTAGTCCATTTTCTCAAGTTATGTTGGCAGCCCTTTATCTCCGAGAAAAAAAGCCGAAGCAACAGTCAGCAGTCCGTGCTGGGCTAGATGCAATATCACCACAGCGTCTGGCAGGCGTTGTTGCCCTTAGGTATAGTTGCCGAGCCGTCTCGCTGGTCCGACGGGTCTGGCTTCGTCGGTGTTCTGGAGTGGGGTGCGGAGTATTCGGATTCCGAACGGATGAGAGTACCCGACCTCTCTCGCAACGCCCCTGCCTGAAGAAGTAAAAATGAAGAGCACGGGCCAGGCTTTCTCCACTGATGCAAGGACGGGTAAAGATGGCAGTTCTTGGCAGCAACCTGCAGTGGAGCTTGAACCCTTGTCTGATCTCATCAATTGAGAAGGGGCAAGAAAGGGTCCAGTGCTCGCAACCTCATAATCTATCAAAACTTTACAGTTCAAGAAGCCCCTGCTTCTCAGTTAAAATGCATACTTTGCTAACATGGTGGGTGCACATATCCACGCACCACAGTCCTTCGTTCTCTTTGTTTTTTTGAAGCTAATGCGGGGTCTGCACACGCCGCTGTCTGTACCTTGTTtgtagtacatacatacatacatacctgagTACACTAGCAAGGACTCGGGTGTTCCCTGACCAGCTGAGGTCATACCCGCAGCAGCGCAATTCGCCGCCCGCAGCGATGACCTTGACGGCGGGCCAAAGAAGCACAAACATTGAGCCCTGCGCAACAAACACTGCTCCCGCACAGCCAAGCTGAGCCAATACAACTCTGGAAGCACTAGAGTAGTCAAGGCCGCCAGCCATCTCTGGTCCATTGGTCCTCTGCGTCATGGAACAGGCggcgtaatccgtactgtggATGTGTCTTCTTGCTCCAGTCCAGCTGAACTACCCCTTCACTGCCCTCCAACCTGTCTCCCCCTCATTCGTATATATCTCCGTGGATCTTGCGCTCCTCATAAACGCCCCATTGGAAAGTTCCAAGTAGATTCTGTTTTATCCTTCGGTAGAGTAGATCGTGAACACTCAATTCTCGCACCCTCCAATCTAACGGCAACAGACGCAATGGATTTCATCAACAAGCTCGCCAACCAAACCGGCAGCAACCAGGGCGACAAAGCCCAGGGCCAGCAAGCCACCAGCCAGCACCAAAACCAGCAGTCCGGTTCCGGCTCTGGTGGCTTCCTCGACAAGCTCCAGGGCAtggccggcggcggtgctCAAGGCGAGAAGAGAGAAGACGCCCtcgacaaaggtagattgctCCTACCTATTACGTCATTCGCGCTGAGCAGGCAAAGCTGACCGGAGCTCACTTGCTATCTGTCTTTTTTCGTTGAGAAAGGCATCGATTGGGTACAGGAGAATATCCTCAAGCAGGGTCCGCAAAACAACGAGAGCGCCACCGAGCAGGCCAAGGACCGCCTTATCGCCCAGCAGATCCGCGACCAGTACCGGAATGCCACTGGAAAGGACTTCCCCATCAAGGAGAAAGAGAAGAACGAGGCGGAGAAGGAGTCGGGAGGGCTGAGTGGCCTGTTCTAGCTAGTCAGCTCTAGGCATATTCCAGCTTGGTTTCACTGCTGCTCAATGTCTTGCTGTTCTGCTTTACCCCATCTTCCCGGAGTAAATGGATCGAGTATCCATTTTGGGAGACGAGTTGATGCAGACCGGTAACCCCTAACCCACGACGTCGCTTTCTTGAGAGTTGTACGTCCACCACCAGACGAAGCGTGTGCCGGTTCAATCAGCACGCCATTCGGAACATCATTACAGAACAGACCGGCACCCTTTTCGGCAGTGTGAGGGATGTGTGGATGGAACAGGCGTTGATCCTAGCGCCGAAGTTAGTGAGCCTTCGGGGGCCAGGTAAAATGGGGTCAATCTATGGCTTGTCCGGGGATTCAAAATTCCTATCTCGCAGAACTGAAAGAGTCGACAGTGTCCCTCCTCACACCGGAGCAAAGCCAGCATGCCAGAAATCTCAGAAGGACCGGCAAGGAGCAGCGTACCAGAATTCCCAAAAACGCCGCGATCTTTACGGGCCGCGGAGCACCAGCTGGCATGTAGACGGCAGGAAGTAAACCCAAGGAACCATGCATACTCCAGAATTCCATCGGTGGAAACAACACCAGAGGTGGGCTCAGAGTTTGGGCTGCCGTAGCAAATAAGGGTCAACCTGATTGTGAGATGGGGGATAGCAAAGCCATTCATCGGAAGGCTGTTGCAGTCTGCGACGTAACGGCCGCACATGTGCGGCCAAATTGTTCCTGCGCACGACGGAAACAGCCACGATGGCAGTCTCGGTTGTATTTAATATGCCATCGTTGCCCCAGAGCGGTCATGCTTTTCCAGGATAGCTTGGAGCTAGTCATCCGCAGTCGTCTCTTGGGTTGCGTGCGAACCACAAACGCGGTGACGGGCCCGTGACAACTCTTTGAGGAACTCCTGTTCTCGGGAAGGTCGGCACCATAACTATTCCCCTTGGACTCGTGCACGAGGTCCCCTAGAAAACACGAAGGCTCATCCATAGCGGTTTGAAGGCAGCGAGACTAGGAGAGATGGGGGCCGAACCACTTCAGGCGGGCATCATCAAGGCTGTTCAATAAATGTGCGTATCCTGAGGGTTTCAGTTGACAATTTATAAAGCAAACATGACTAAGGGTAGCAACTCGGTCCAATATCAACAGAGGCAATACTTTCCTGCAAATGATGGGAAATGGCCTCTCACATTTGCACAAGAGCGAATGCGACGGTTGTACTCCGTTTGTGTGACTGACAAAGTTGGGATTCGAACCAAGGGTTGGGTTTCATCCAAGCGCTGGCCGATCGGGATTTCTCCGGAAGGTGCGCTGACGGGACACCAAACCCCACCATCACCGACCCTGGAACCTGCGGGGTGCGACGCCCGAGCACCCCAAAGCCACTTTCTTGGCAGCTCAACCGTAGGCTTGTTtgtactgtaatccgtacatacctacaTACAAGTCGACCATCCCTGACAGACCCTTCTCCTTGTTTCCGTTTGATCGACGACAAACTCTCTGGCCAGCGTGCACCCCGGACCGCCCATCTCCCCGTCGACGACCGATTATTTTTTCCGCTGCAGTCGTAACCCAGCTCATTCCCTACCGAAGCTCAGCCCCAACTCGCCTCGCGCCAGTGCATCCAAAGGCCCTGTTGCATGTCTCCCCACGATCAGGAAGCCATCCCCCCCAACCCGCAGGGGATCTCGAGAGATGCGACTGTATCAAATGACAGCGGAGTAAGCCCGGCTCCGAATGGGTCTTCTGGGGAAGCAGAGGGAAGAGCGGCCGAGACTGGCTCGCAAGATCATGGCGACGAGAAGCGCACAAGCACCGCAGAGCATTCCCCAGTGTCGCCGCACGGTTTCAGCGGACATGTCGAGCAGGACAAACTCCCCGAGGAAGGAGACCCGATGTCCTCGTCGATCGCAACCCTGAAGCCGACAACGACCCCGACTACTACAACCTCCACGCAGTACTTGACTGCCGAATCCAAAGTTTACATTGATCCCACGCCACCTACACCGACATATTCCCGGCCTCCTTCACGAGCGCCCTCCTCGGCTGCCCATTCGAGATCCGAGGACCCGTCCCCAACGAGATCCGATACGGCCTACGATGACAAGAGATACACGAGCGAGGATGAGCAAGAGCGGGGATCTAGGTCCGAAATTCAGAGCATCATGGAGCAATTCAGCGAGCAACGAGGAGGCCCTGGTCCGGACGAGGTTATGAGTCCCAGGCTGGAGATGGCATCACCTCTACTTGGAACTTCGGTCCAGCATCCTCCACGGAAATCGAGCCTCGAGCCCCTAGCTCCCTCTATCGCGCAACAGCTCCAAGATTTGCAAGGCCTTCGGGTATCGGCCTCATCGCCGACCAGTGCAAAGTCAAGGAACGAAGGCGAAGAGCCTGGACCTCCCGTCCCGCCAAAGGACGAGTCTGCTCATTCGGGGCGCTCGCGGGAGGAGAGCGGAGAGTCCCCCATGTCTCCCATATCCTCGCTTCACCGCCCGCCCCCGCCAGAACCCGAACCCGAGCCGGCGCTGCCGTTCGACTTCCATAGGTTCTTGGAGCAGCTCCGCAACAAAAAGGCCGATCCAGTCGCCCGGTATCTCAAgtcctttctttccgagTTCGGAAAGCGCCAGTGGATGGTGCACGAGCAGGTCAAGATTATCAGCGATTTCCTCGCCTTCATCGCAAACAAGATGGCCCAGTGCGAGGTATGGAAGGACGTTTCGGATGCCGAGTTTGACAACGCCCGAGAAGGCATGGAGAAGCTTGTCATGAACCGCCTTTATGCGCAGACCTTCTCCCCCGCCATCCCCCCACCCCAACCGCTACCGGGGCCAAGAAAGAGGAGGGGACAAGAGCGAATCATGGGCCCGGGACGGCGCGGTCAGCATCAGGAGGATGTGGAACGAGACGAGGTCCTTGCGCAGAAGATCAAAATTTACAGCTGGGTCAGGGAGGAGCATCTCGACATTCCACCAGTAAGCGAGAGCGGGAAGCGGTTTCTGAAGCTCGCTCAACAGGGTAGGGAGCCCGACCTCTGTGCGTCTGTTGCCGGACTGACAATGGTGTAGAGCTGCTCAAGATCAAGTCATACCGTGCGCCACGGGACAAGATCATCTGCGTCCTGAACTGCTGCAAAGTTATTTTCGGTGGGTGGTTTGGATCCGATTTAATTCGAGGCATCTTGGTCACTAACTTTCTTAGGCCTGCTTAAACACACCAAGTCGGACTCTTCTGCCGATTCCTTCATGCCATTGTTGATTTACGTTGTACTGCAGGCCAATCCGGAGCATCTGGTGTCCAACGTCCAGTACATTCTGAGATTCCGGAATCAGGAGAAGTTGGGTGGAGAAGCTGGCTACTACCTCTCTTCACTGGTGCGTCCGTCAGGCACTCCGCGTGCCCGTGAACCTCACTAACCGTCGCGCAGATGGGTGCAATCCAGTTTATTGAGAACATGGACCGGACAACTCTCACCATATCCGATGAGGAGTTCGAACAGAACGTCGAGGCCGCCGTCTCCGCCATCGCGGAGAAACACCGCTCTGAGTCCccaccgcctcctcctccccagTCCGAGAAGTCGGCCGCTTTAAGGCCTCCAACCGCGAGTGGCTCGGGTTCTTCGTCTACCAGACCGTCCCTCGACGTCGACCGCCCGGCAAGTCCGCGCCGCTCGACGCCGCCCGACGAGCCTCGGGACAGTGGCGAGTACAGCGGCAGCGACGAGAAGGCTGCCATCACCGGGCTGCTGCGATCTATCCAGAAGCCGCTCAGCACGATCGGCAGGATATTCTCGGACGagccttcgtcgtcgtcgtcgtcggcggcggcggcggcaacaaGCGGTAACACAGGCATCGCCAGCCCGGCGCGCACGCCACAGCCGGAACG
This genomic window from Thermothelomyces thermophilus ATCC 42464 chromosome 1, complete sequence contains:
- a CDS encoding glycosyltransferase family 32 protein (CAZy_ID 270135), with translation MNPEYRAEFVTDAWADTYVQHTFGASHPDLVETYLGLTVPILKVDLLRYLLLFSEGGVYCDLDVSCDTPFGEWIPPQYEDETNVVVGWEFNVGWPRPFVHQLAIWTIMAKPGSPHLWTVIEETVQWLKDEAKKNNVSVGELTLDKIGDVVDITGPRRFTQGVLRSLGRAFRTTEQDIQEILESKLVGDVLVLPGYAFAASANHYDKDMKLSPPLVTHHYVGSWKNPKGGEAS